The Vibrio orientalis CIP 102891 = ATCC 33934 genome segment TAGCCGCGTCACTAGCTGCGTTCATATAACTAGCGCGAGTCGTTTTCCCTGATAAGTGGACTTCTCGAACGCCAGTGTGGCTCACTATCTCTTGAACGTTGTCTGCCGTTAAGCCTGCACCAGCCATAATTGAGACTTTGCCGTCAGCGAGCGCAACCATCTCTTTCAATACCTCGACGCCTTGTTCGACATTAGAGGCTAAGCCTGAGGTAAGAATACGTTCGCAGCCCAATTCAATCACGTTTTCGAGTGCTTGCTGCCAGTGACTACTTTGATCGATAGCTCGGTGGAAAGTGATGCCCAAGTCGTACAGTTTTGCTTTGTCGGCCAACTGGTGCGCTAAAGGCATATCCACGTTACCATCGGCGGTAAGAACACCGAACACCACACCTTGAAGCCCCGCTTCGGCTGCGGCTTCGATATCAAGCAGCATTGCGTCGACGTCATCTTGGTCGTAAAGAAAGTCCCCCTGGCGTGGGCGAATCATGGCATACACAGGAATTGTTGAGATTTGTCCTGCTTTCTTCATAAAACCAAAGCTTGGCGTTAGCCCGCCAAGCGCGAGGGAAGAGCAAAGCTCAATACGTGTTGCGCCACCATTAATGGCATTGTGCAAAGATTCTAAGTTGTCGATACAGACTTCTACGTGATATTTCATCGGAGTGAACTCATTCAGAGGGTGATGAGTTATTCTAGCAGTCTAGGTGCAAGATATTAGGGTAAAGGTGCAAGGATTTGTTTCCCTAAAAATAAAAAACCTCAGCATAAGGCTGAGGTTTAGATTGTTTGAGCAAGAGTGAAATTATGCAGCGTCGTCTTGCGCTTCTTCTGCATCTTCAACGGCTTCTACTTTCTTTGGTTTCTTCGGCGCAGGTTTGCGTTTAGCCCCAAGAGCGTAAAGCACTTCTTCTTTGTTTTGTGCTAGGAACATAGCCAAGTCTTCTGTCTTGCCTTCATCTTCTAGCAGTTCACTTTTACCCAGTAGCTCAAAAAGCTCATCAGCCATATCGAGCATCTTGTCATATGCGTCAGCTTCCGCTTTAGAGGTAAAAGTCATTTTCTCTTCTCCGTTGCGTTCTACCACGTACTTGACGATTACAGCCATGGTTGGTCCTCTAACTCAAATTATTGAAAATATTTACTGTCTGTTTATACAGTTTTTGACCAGTTAAGTCTAGGTGATGCGCTGATTATGGGATCTAAGTGGTCAGTCTTTACGCCATTGGTGGCAATAGTCGATAAATGTTTTAAGCAGCGGGCTTTGGTACTTTTCTTTATGCACCAGTAGCCAAAAGCGTCGCTTCATATCAAGGGAGAGTTTTAGTTCAACAACACGCCCATCTCTGATGGCTGGCTCGGCGGCGAGCTTCGAAAGGCAGCCTAATCCAAGCCCTGCTGAAACACTGTTGAGTAGCGCTTCTGTGGTATTAAGTTGAAAGGATTCTTGCCAGTGCTCAATTCGCGGTGCGACGGTACGTAAAAAGAACTCTCTTGAACCAGATCCGGGTTCGCGCAGTATCCAGTCACTATTTTCAAGTGCGCCAATGGTTAGTGGCTGTCTGCTGGCCAATGGGTCATTCGGTGCACTGACGATGCACATTTCATCTTCACTAAACTGAGTGGAAATTAACTGAGGGTGAAGGGTTTTTCCTTCAATCAAAGCAAGGTCGAGCTCATAATCGATCAGCTTCTCACAGATCAAAGCCGAGTTTGAGATAAATAAGCTTTGCGATGTGTGCTGAGTTTCCGCGCGAAAGTCTCGCAGCAGATAGGGGGCGACCTGATTGCCTATCGTATCACTAGCGCCAATCTTTAACTCTCCGGTTAATGTCTGGTCATTATCAAAAAGTTGTTCGATATCTTGCGCTCGCTCAATAAGCTCATCGGCTAATGGCAGTAACTTCTGTCCCTCTTGATTAAGAATGAGACGGTTGTTGACGCGATCAAATAGGGAGTGGCCTATCTGCTTTTCTAATTCAGACAGCGCCATACTCACTGCTGCTTTGGATAGAAACAGTGCTTCTGAAGCAGAAGTGAGCGTCTCGTGCTGAGTAATAGTAATGAATACTTTGAGCTGTTTGAGAGAAATGTTAGTAGCCATAAGTCTCGTTAAGTTTGTTTGAACGACTGTTTTAAATAATTAGATATTCTCGAACAATTAGCAAGCGTAAACTGGCTCCGTACTAAAGAGGTTGAGAGGCAACAATGATTCAAGCAGCAAAAGCAAAAGTGATGGGAGCTCCAACTCCAATGGCGGGCTTAGCGCTAGGGATTGCCAGTTTAGGTTGGTGTTGGGAAAATGCCGCGCCATTTCACGGTTACGCTCAATGGAGCGGAGCAGCGATTGCCAGCGTACTATTGGCAATCTTAGCGGTGAAATTTTTATTTCATAATCACCTATTACGTGAAGATCTTGCTCACCCAGTGGTGGGTAGCGTAGTACCGACTTTCGCAATGGGTACTATGGTCGTCTCTGCATCGATTGGACACTTTTATCCTGTGGCAGGTGACTTAGTATGGCTAGCGGCTGTTGGGTTGCATGTGGTGTTCCTTACTAGCTTCGTTTACCACCGCGCGCAGAGCTTTGAACTGCATCATATGGTGCCAAGCTGGTTTGTTCCGCCTGTTGGTATCATCGTTGCGGATGTCTCTTTTTCTGGTAACCCTAACTTGGCGATGGTTGCACATATTGCTCTAGTGTTTGGTATTGCGGCCTATGCGGTGATGTTACCTATGATGATTTACCGCTTTATGTTTACTCACGAAGTGCCAGATGCAGCAAAACCAACTATGGCGATAATGGCTGCACCAGCAAGTCTTTCATTGGCAGGTTACTTAACCGTGACGACACAGCCATCACCGGTGATAATTGGGGTGTTATTTGGTATTGCAGTATTAATGACAGCGATTATTTACCTCGCTTTCTTTAAGCTATTACGCTTACCGTTTAGCCCAGGTTATGCAGCTTTTACCTTCCCTATGGTGATAGGCTCGACAGCGCTATTTAAATTATCTGCTTGGATGGAAAGTGTTGGCATCGCGCAGCAATATGTTGAGCAAGTACATTGGCTAGCAGGGTTAGAGCTAGTGGTTGCAACGCTAGTGGTGGGCTATGTTGCGGCACGTTACTTCCACTTCTATCAGCCTCATCGACATGTAGTGCGTAACGCGTAACCTTTTGAGCTTTTCTAAGCTTATATTTATCAAGAAAACCGTGCACTTATGCTAATCTCAATCCTAATTACGGCGAGAATAGTGTGAGTGCATTTTGTTTACTGTCTACCATTCCAACCAAGTGGATGTTTTAAAGTCTCTACTTGTCGAGCTGGTTCGGCTCAATCCTCTAGCAAATCCATTTGAAAAAGAGCAAATCTTGGTGCAAAGCCCAGGTATGTCTCAGTGGTTAAAAATGGAGTTGGCGAAAGAGTTTGGGGTAGCAGCGAACATTGACTTTCCACTCCCTGCGACCTTCATCTGGAACATGTTTACTGAGGTCCTGCCTGATGTACCTCAGCGCAGTGCCTTTAATAAAGAGTCGATGACTTGGAAGTTGATGCACATCTTGCCGGGCATGCTCAACACGCCAGAGTTTGACCCACTTAAACGTTATTTAGAGCAAGATGAAGATAGCTCTAAGCTCTACCAATTGTCTGAAAAAATCGCCGATATTTTTGATGGTTACTTAGTGTACCGCCCTGAGTGGATCGCCGCTTGGGAGGCAGGCCAAACCGTGGCAGAGCTAGAGGAAGAGCACCCTTGGCAGCCGATCTTATGGCAAGCGCTTTATGATCACACTTTGGCTTTAGGCCAGTCTCCATATCACCGTGCTAATTTATACGAGCACTTTATTGATACACTCGAAAACTATCAGGGTAACTTTGATCACTTACCTAAGCGCCTATTTGTATTTGGTATCACCTCTTTGCCACCGCGTTATATGGACGCGTTAAAAGCGATTGGTGAGCATATTGATGTGCACTTGATGTTCACTAACCCATGTCGCTACTACTGGGGTGAAGTACGAGACAGAAAGTTCCTCGCCCGCCTAGCAGCAAAACATCGTAAACATGTGGTTTGGAATCAAGACCATTCTGAGCAGCATGGTGAAAGTGAACAACTTAAAGGTTCATTGGAAGACAATTTGCTCGATGAGCTACATACTGATGCGGTAGGTAACAGCCTGCTAGCGTCAATGGGCAAGCTTGGCCGTGACAATATGTATCTGTTGTCGCAATTAGAGTCACACGAAATTGAGGCATTTGTCGATGTCGAGCGCGATTCGCTGCTCCATCAACTGCAAGCAGATATCCTCAATCTAGAAGAGCACC includes the following:
- a CDS encoding copper homeostasis protein CutC, encoding MKYHVEVCIDNLESLHNAINGGATRIELCSSLALGGLTPSFGFMKKAGQISTIPVYAMIRPRQGDFLYDQDDVDAMLLDIEAAAEAGLQGVVFGVLTADGNVDMPLAHQLADKAKLYDLGITFHRAIDQSSHWQQALENVIELGCERILTSGLASNVEQGVEVLKEMVALADGKVSIMAGAGLTADNVQEIVSHTGVREVHLSGKTTRASYMNAASDAAKMGNQEIDDFIIPMTNSSAIEKVVNALS
- a CDS encoding LysR family transcriptional regulator, which encodes MATNISLKQLKVFITITQHETLTSASEALFLSKAAVSMALSELEKQIGHSLFDRVNNRLILNQEGQKLLPLADELIERAQDIEQLFDNDQTLTGELKIGASDTIGNQVAPYLLRDFRAETQHTSQSLFISNSALICEKLIDYELDLALIEGKTLHPQLISTQFSEDEMCIVSAPNDPLASRQPLTIGALENSDWILREPGSGSREFFLRTVAPRIEHWQESFQLNTTEALLNSVSAGLGLGCLSKLAAEPAIRDGRVVELKLSLDMKRRFWLLVHKEKYQSPLLKTFIDYCHQWRKD
- a CDS encoding YebG family protein; this encodes MAVIVKYVVERNGEEKMTFTSKAEADAYDKMLDMADELFELLGKSELLEDEGKTEDLAMFLAQNKEEVLYALGAKRKPAPKKPKKVEAVEDAEEAQDDAA
- a CDS encoding TDT family transporter; this translates as MIQAAKAKVMGAPTPMAGLALGIASLGWCWENAAPFHGYAQWSGAAIASVLLAILAVKFLFHNHLLREDLAHPVVGSVVPTFAMGTMVVSASIGHFYPVAGDLVWLAAVGLHVVFLTSFVYHRAQSFELHHMVPSWFVPPVGIIVADVSFSGNPNLAMVAHIALVFGIAAYAVMLPMMIYRFMFTHEVPDAAKPTMAIMAAPASLSLAGYLTVTTQPSPVIIGVLFGIAVLMTAIIYLAFFKLLRLPFSPGYAAFTFPMVIGSTALFKLSAWMESVGIAQQYVEQVHWLAGLELVVATLVVGYVAARYFHFYQPHRHVVRNA